One window from the genome of Pandoraea fibrosis encodes:
- a CDS encoding peptidoglycan D,D-transpeptidase FtsI family protein, whose translation MQKNRQPKDVTFASSPVLQSRMSLWRSKLVVIMITLAFIGLVVRAFWIAGPGNGFYIAQGEKRYEHTIVMPAVRGKIEDRDGRVLATSLPMRTVWAVPAEVPDDLSDSDIQKASKLLDMPAKELRTKLIGEKKFVYVKRQVSPDVGKQVEALGIPGVYESSEYKRFYPEGDVAAHVVGFTNVEDKGQEGMELGEEPLLEGTAGVRRVIKDRIGRTIQDLDDSSPPRDGKDIRLTLDTRVQYIAYEALKNALERTGAKAAMAVVIDAKTGEVLALANFPTYNPNDREHLTGEQLRNRVFTDVFEPGSILKPFTMALALDLHRLTPTTLIDTGPGRYAFEGATISDDSANGVLTAAGVIQKSSNIGMTKVSTMLRAEEMWDMFTEIGLGQQPKLGFPGAVSGRLRPYKSWRRIEQATMAYGYGISASLFQLARAYTIFANDGVLVPISIIKPDSPTQPEGVRVIDARTATEMRKMLAAVVDTGGTATTAQVAGYSIGGKTGTAYKAGAHGYDHSKYRASFVGIAPLSAPRLVIAVSVDEPKASQHFGGQAAGPAFAEIASQALPLLGIRPDLPVRPGVILAAPTSDTPPDDKAPHG comes from the coding sequence ATGCAAAAGAATCGCCAGCCCAAGGACGTCACGTTCGCCTCCAGTCCGGTATTGCAATCGCGCATGTCGTTGTGGCGCTCCAAGCTCGTTGTCATCATGATCACCCTCGCGTTCATCGGGCTGGTCGTGCGAGCCTTCTGGATTGCCGGTCCCGGCAACGGTTTCTACATCGCGCAGGGCGAAAAGCGCTACGAGCACACCATCGTCATGCCCGCCGTGCGCGGCAAGATCGAAGATCGCGACGGACGCGTTCTCGCGACCAGCCTGCCGATGCGCACGGTCTGGGCCGTGCCCGCCGAAGTCCCCGACGACCTCTCCGACAGCGACATCCAGAAAGCCAGCAAGCTGCTCGACATGCCCGCAAAGGAACTGCGCACCAAGCTCATTGGCGAGAAGAAATTCGTCTACGTGAAGCGTCAGGTGTCGCCGGACGTTGGCAAACAAGTCGAAGCGCTCGGCATCCCCGGTGTCTACGAAAGCAGCGAATACAAGCGGTTCTACCCTGAAGGGGATGTTGCCGCACACGTCGTGGGCTTCACCAACGTCGAAGACAAAGGTCAGGAAGGCATGGAGCTTGGCGAGGAGCCCTTGCTCGAAGGCACGGCCGGGGTGCGGCGTGTGATCAAGGACCGCATTGGCCGCACCATTCAGGATCTCGACGACTCCAGCCCGCCGCGCGACGGCAAGGACATTCGCCTCACGCTCGACACCCGCGTGCAATACATCGCCTATGAGGCGCTCAAGAACGCGCTGGAACGCACAGGCGCAAAGGCGGCGATGGCGGTCGTCATCGATGCCAAGACGGGCGAGGTGCTGGCGCTGGCGAACTTCCCGACGTACAACCCGAACGACCGCGAGCATCTGACCGGCGAGCAACTGCGCAACCGTGTGTTCACCGATGTCTTCGAGCCCGGCTCGATTCTCAAGCCGTTTACGATGGCACTGGCGCTGGACCTGCATCGTCTGACGCCGACCACCCTGATCGACACCGGCCCCGGGCGATATGCCTTCGAAGGCGCGACCATCAGCGACGATAGCGCGAACGGCGTGCTGACGGCCGCAGGCGTCATCCAGAAGTCGAGCAACATCGGCATGACCAAGGTGTCGACCATGCTGCGCGCCGAGGAAATGTGGGACATGTTCACCGAGATCGGCCTGGGTCAGCAGCCGAAGCTGGGATTCCCCGGTGCGGTGTCGGGCCGTTTGCGTCCGTACAAGTCGTGGCGGCGCATCGAGCAGGCGACGATGGCCTACGGCTACGGGATTTCGGCGTCGCTGTTCCAGTTGGCGCGGGCTTATACGATATTCGCCAACGACGGCGTGCTCGTGCCCATCTCCATCATCAAGCCGGATTCGCCAACGCAGCCCGAAGGGGTGCGCGTCATCGACGCCCGCACGGCGACGGAAATGCGCAAGATGCTAGCCGCCGTGGTCGACACCGGCGGCACGGCCACGACCGCACAGGTGGCCGGTTACAGCATTGGCGGGAAAACCGGGACGGCCTATAAGGCGGGCGCACATGGCTACGATCACTCGAAGTATCGCGCGTCGTTCGTGGGCATCGCGCCCCTGTCCGCGCCGCGTCTGGTGATTGCCGTGTCGGTGGACGAGCCCAAGGCGTCGCAGCACTTTGGCGGTCAGGCGGCCGGCCCGGCGTTTGCAGAGATCGCATCGCAGGCGCTGCCGCTGCTGGGTATCCGCCCCGACCTGCCGGTACGCCCCGGCGTGATTCTGGCGGCACCGACGTCGGACACGCCACCGGACGACAAGGCGCCGCACGGCTAA
- a CDS encoding chromate transporter, with protein MTGTLISLALIFTQLSVLAFGGGNTILPEMERQVVDLHHWMTSEEFSALFALGQAAPGPNLMIVTLVGWHVAGWQGMLVTSLAKFGPSSLITVGVLHLWERFKDRPWRRIVQAGLVPMTAGLVAASAALIAEASATSWLLAGITACVAVLAIRTRVHPLWWLAAGSVVGLLGGAYL; from the coding sequence ATGACCGGCACGCTCATCTCGCTCGCGCTCATCTTCACGCAGTTGTCGGTATTGGCGTTTGGCGGCGGCAACACGATCCTGCCCGAGATGGAGCGTCAGGTCGTCGATCTGCATCACTGGATGACGTCCGAAGAATTCAGCGCGTTGTTCGCGCTGGGACAGGCGGCGCCCGGCCCGAACCTCATGATCGTCACGCTCGTTGGCTGGCATGTGGCCGGCTGGCAGGGCATGCTGGTCACGTCGCTCGCGAAGTTCGGACCGTCCTCGCTCATCACCGTCGGCGTGTTGCACCTGTGGGAGCGCTTCAAGGACCGGCCGTGGCGCCGCATCGTGCAGGCCGGTCTGGTACCGATGACGGCCGGGCTGGTCGCCGCAAGTGCCGCGCTCATTGCCGAAGCGTCGGCAACGTCGTGGCTGCTCGCGGGCATCACCGCCTGCGTGGCCGTGCTCGCGATCCGCACCCGTGTCCACCCGCTGTGGTGGCTCGCGGCCGGCAGTGTCGTGGGGTTACTCGGCGGGGCGTATCTCTGA
- a CDS encoding transglutaminase-like domain-containing protein, with the protein MQRRRFLSLGACALPASVLPASVLSTSLLPANALASPSRTPSADAADGWRTFELTTQVDLPAGNGRGPANVWLPVAASPSGSYQRALGTRWEAPGATAALRTVRGASGIGVPMLAVAWPDDTQAPRTVTLVNTFATRDRRVDLAQPPSANAPRESPEVLRQYLRPTALQPTDGLVRETAEKITRGEKGDVEKARAIYQWIVENCRREGSVRGCGTGDVRYMLTTGDLAGKCADINALFTALARSVGIPARDAYGVRVATSNHGFNSLGKAGDVTRAQHCRAEFYAAGYGWVPVDPADVRKVVLEEVPGGLPLDDLRVRAARAMLFGQWEMNWVAFNHGADVPLPGARAAQDHAVPFLMYPNGEVARAQLDSLNPDTFRYRMNAREITA; encoded by the coding sequence ATGCAACGCCGCCGCTTCCTCTCGCTGGGTGCCTGCGCCCTGCCCGCTTCCGTCCTGCCGGCATCCGTCCTGTCGACCTCGCTGCTACCCGCCAACGCACTGGCGTCACCGTCACGCACGCCCTCGGCCGACGCCGCCGACGGCTGGCGCACCTTCGAGCTGACCACGCAGGTCGATCTGCCGGCCGGTAACGGTCGTGGCCCGGCGAACGTCTGGCTACCGGTGGCCGCGTCGCCGTCCGGGAGCTATCAGCGTGCGCTCGGCACGCGCTGGGAGGCGCCCGGCGCCACCGCCGCGTTGCGCACGGTGCGCGGTGCCTCGGGCATTGGCGTGCCGATGCTGGCCGTGGCGTGGCCCGACGACACGCAAGCCCCTCGGACGGTCACACTGGTGAACACCTTCGCCACGCGCGACCGGCGTGTCGATCTCGCACAGCCACCGTCCGCGAATGCGCCGCGCGAATCGCCCGAGGTCCTGCGTCAATATCTCCGCCCGACGGCACTCCAGCCGACCGACGGTCTTGTGCGCGAGACGGCAGAGAAGATCACCCGCGGCGAAAAGGGTGACGTCGAAAAAGCGCGCGCCATCTACCAATGGATCGTCGAGAACTGCCGCCGCGAAGGCTCGGTGCGCGGCTGCGGCACCGGCGACGTGCGCTACATGCTCACCACGGGTGACCTCGCGGGCAAATGCGCCGACATCAACGCGCTGTTCACCGCACTCGCACGCTCGGTCGGCATTCCCGCACGCGACGCTTACGGCGTGCGCGTCGCGACGTCGAATCATGGCTTCAACAGTCTGGGCAAAGCGGGCGACGTCACGCGTGCACAGCATTGCCGGGCCGAGTTCTACGCCGCCGGTTACGGCTGGGTGCCAGTCGACCCGGCAGATGTGCGCAAGGTCGTACTTGAGGAAGTGCCTGGCGGCCTGCCGCTCGACGATCTGCGCGTGCGGGCTGCGCGCGCGATGCTCTTCGGCCAGTGGGAGATGAACTGGGTCGCGTTCAACCACGGCGCCGACGTACCGCTGCCCGGTGCACGCGCGGCGCAGGATCATGCGGTGCCATTCCTCATGTATCCGAACGGCGAAGTGGCGCGTGCCCAGCTCGACAGCCTCAATCCGGACACCTTCCGCTATCGCATGAACGCCCGCGAAATCACGGCCTGA
- a CDS encoding LysE family translocator produces the protein MPTFATLATFVVVVLGLFLIPGPAVLLTITRTVQGGRRAGVMTGMGIALGDLVHTLCAAVGLSAVLMTSALAFDVVKYVGAAYLIYLGIKALRERPSDPQLPAAPKVSPGRAFVQAVATEVLNPKTALFFLAFMPQFVHASEGNVFAQFLVLGLVFVAMSALYTAAIALSVRPLGKFVQRFTWLLRWQGKIIGTIFIGLGLRVALQQR, from the coding sequence ATGCCGACCTTTGCCACCCTCGCCACTTTCGTTGTCGTTGTACTCGGGCTGTTCCTGATTCCTGGCCCTGCGGTGTTGCTGACGATCACACGAACCGTGCAAGGCGGACGTCGCGCCGGCGTCATGACGGGCATGGGGATTGCGCTCGGCGACCTCGTGCACACCCTGTGCGCGGCAGTGGGACTCTCGGCAGTGCTGATGACCTCCGCACTGGCTTTCGATGTCGTGAAGTACGTGGGGGCGGCCTATCTGATCTATCTGGGAATCAAAGCGTTGCGCGAGCGTCCGTCCGATCCGCAGTTGCCCGCCGCCCCGAAGGTCTCGCCCGGACGTGCCTTCGTACAGGCCGTGGCCACCGAAGTGCTCAATCCGAAAACCGCCCTCTTCTTCCTCGCCTTCATGCCCCAGTTCGTGCATGCGAGCGAGGGCAATGTCTTCGCGCAGTTCCTCGTGCTGGGGCTGGTGTTTGTCGCGATGAGTGCGCTTTACACGGCCGCGATTGCGTTGTCCGTGCGCCCGCTCGGCAAATTCGTGCAACGCTTCACCTGGTTGTTGCGCTGGCAGGGCAAGATCATCGGGACGATCTTCATCGGCCTGGGCTTGCGCGTCGCCCTGCAACAGCGTTGA
- a CDS encoding alpha/beta fold hydrolase — MSEVQFARIETASHGPLSLEYRWIHRERTQAPLLVFLHEGLGSVAMWKDWPQQLCDAGGYRGLVYSRNGYGRSTPRAHDEKWPVDFMHRQAREVLPAFLDAVGVGPEQADRVWLVGHSDGGSISLLFSAAFPDRLAGAVVLAPHLFVEDVSVESIAKTKTVYETTDLPAKLGRYHDDVESAFWGWNDIWLDPAFREWNLVGAVASISKPLLAVQGEDDEYGTMAQMDSIAAHVPHAKVVKLAACGHSPHRDAPGPLGEAIIAFIGSHAERQAA, encoded by the coding sequence ATGTCGGAAGTCCAATTCGCCCGGATCGAGACGGCCTCGCACGGCCCGCTCTCGCTGGAGTATCGATGGATCCATCGCGAGCGCACGCAGGCGCCATTGCTGGTCTTTCTGCACGAGGGGCTGGGCTCCGTCGCCATGTGGAAGGACTGGCCGCAGCAGTTGTGCGACGCCGGCGGCTATCGCGGCCTGGTGTATTCGCGCAACGGCTACGGCCGCTCGACACCGCGTGCGCATGACGAGAAATGGCCGGTGGATTTCATGCATCGTCAGGCCCGCGAGGTGCTGCCCGCGTTTCTCGACGCGGTCGGTGTCGGCCCCGAGCAGGCGGATCGCGTGTGGCTCGTCGGCCACAGCGATGGCGGCTCGATCTCGCTGCTGTTCTCGGCCGCCTTCCCGGATCGCCTCGCGGGTGCCGTGGTGCTCGCGCCGCACCTCTTCGTCGAAGACGTGTCGGTAGAGAGCATTGCGAAGACCAAGACCGTGTACGAAACGACCGATCTGCCGGCCAAGCTCGGCCGCTATCACGACGACGTCGAGTCGGCGTTCTGGGGCTGGAACGATATCTGGCTGGACCCGGCGTTTCGTGAATGGAATCTCGTGGGCGCCGTGGCGAGCATCTCGAAGCCGCTGCTCGCCGTTCAGGGCGAAGACGATGAGTACGGCACGATGGCGCAGATGGACAGCATCGCCGCGCACGTGCCGCACGCCAAGGTGGTGAAGCTCGCGGCCTGCGGACACTCGCCGCATCGCGATGCGCCTGGGCCGCTTGGCGAAGCCATCATCGCCTTTATCGGCAGTCACGCCGAGCGTCAGGCGGCATGA
- a CDS encoding TlpA family protein disulfide reductase, with protein sequence MQRRHFLHTLGALGTAGALGGTGAHALAAGPAKGAAEVDDSALAGASGGTLSAWRGATPAFTLDGLDGKPHALSEWRGRVVILNFWATWCGPCREEIPAMGAVARQYRQRGLALVAVNYKEPLATVKPFIDKLPIDGTVLLDADGAVYKRFGSLGLPATYLIDRAGNARFWRMGELEWSDVGLHGHIEALLTQKGSTTA encoded by the coding sequence ATGCAACGCCGTCATTTTCTTCACACCCTCGGGGCCCTCGGAACGGCCGGTGCGCTGGGCGGCACCGGTGCACACGCGTTAGCGGCCGGGCCCGCCAAGGGGGCGGCAGAAGTGGACGACAGTGCGCTCGCCGGGGCGTCCGGCGGCACGCTGTCGGCATGGCGCGGCGCGACTCCTGCGTTCACGCTCGACGGGCTCGACGGCAAGCCACACGCGTTGTCCGAATGGCGCGGGCGCGTGGTCATCCTCAACTTCTGGGCGACGTGGTGTGGCCCGTGCCGCGAAGAAATCCCGGCGATGGGCGCAGTGGCACGTCAATACCGTCAGCGAGGCCTCGCGCTGGTCGCCGTCAATTACAAAGAGCCGCTCGCCACGGTGAAGCCGTTCATCGACAAGCTACCCATCGACGGTACGGTCCTGCTCGATGCCGACGGCGCCGTCTACAAGCGCTTCGGATCGCTCGGCTTGCCCGCTACGTATCTCATCGATCGCGCGGGCAACGCGCGCTTCTGGCGCATGGGCGAACTGGAGTGGAGCGATGTCGGTCTGCACGGACATATCGAGGCGCTGCTGACGCAAAAGGGCAGCACCACGGCCTGA
- a CDS encoding chromate transporter gives MSTPAPTTPAASGAPATMPLTPVADAPSIRALFFGFLGLGMTAFGGALPLARRMIVEKHRWVTPAEFTDLLGLCQFLPGGNIINLSVALGMRFHGWRGALASILGLIAAPSAVVIGLGTIYQHFQSDPHVKHLFAGLAAAAAGLLVQMAWKVAWPLRKSVALAGVAVACFIAIAVLRVPLVLTMLVMTPISIYATWRVSQ, from the coding sequence ATGAGCACTCCGGCCCCAACCACCCCTGCCGCATCCGGCGCCCCCGCCACGATGCCACTCACGCCCGTTGCCGACGCCCCCAGCATTCGCGCCCTCTTCTTTGGTTTTCTCGGTCTGGGGATGACCGCATTCGGCGGCGCGTTGCCGTTGGCGCGGCGCATGATCGTCGAGAAGCATCGCTGGGTCACGCCGGCCGAATTCACCGATCTGCTGGGGCTGTGTCAGTTCCTGCCCGGCGGCAACATCATCAATCTGTCGGTCGCACTCGGCATGCGTTTTCACGGCTGGCGCGGCGCGCTCGCCTCGATCCTCGGGCTGATCGCCGCACCGTCTGCCGTGGTCATCGGGCTGGGCACGATCTATCAGCACTTCCAGAGCGATCCGCACGTGAAGCACCTCTTCGCCGGGCTCGCGGCAGCGGCGGCCGGCCTGCTGGTGCAAATGGCATGGAAAGTGGCGTGGCCGTTGCGCAAGTCCGTCGCGCTGGCGGGGGTGGCGGTGGCGTGCTTCATCGCGATTGCCGTGCTGCGTGTGCCGCTGGTGCTCACCATGCTCGTGATGACGCCGATCTCCATCTACGCCACCTGGAGGGTCTCGCAATGA
- a CDS encoding cytochrome o ubiquinol oxidase subunit IV produces the protein MSNSKSVQSHGHDAGHNAAGGSHGSVKSYLIGFVLAVILTVVPFKLVMDGTMPPSTVLPLILGAALVQIIVHLIYFLHMDRSSEQRWNVMAFLFTVLIVAIVLVGSLWIMHNANSLMMPGM, from the coding sequence ATGAGCAATAGCAAATCGGTGCAATCGCACGGCCACGACGCTGGCCACAATGCGGCCGGGGGTAGCCACGGCAGCGTGAAGTCGTACCTGATCGGCTTCGTGCTCGCGGTGATCCTGACGGTCGTGCCGTTCAAGCTGGTGATGGATGGCACGATGCCGCCGTCGACGGTGCTGCCGCTGATTCTTGGCGCCGCCCTCGTGCAGATCATCGTCCACCTGATCTACTTCCTGCACATGGACCGTTCGTCGGAACAGCGCTGGAACGTGATGGCGTTTCTGTTCACCGTGCTGATCGTGGCCATCGTGCTGGTCGGCTCGCTGTGGATCATGCACAACGCCAACTCGCTGATGATGCCGGGGATGTAA
- a CDS encoding LysR family transcriptional regulator, with translation MANIDIRLLRYFIAVAETGHMTRAAERLGIGQPPLSQQIRVLETQLGVTLFERLPRGMALTDAGQAFLGDAYDVVRKLDQAVDDVRRVAAGIKGRLSVGFTSSSALHPFVPTVIRAFRRDAPSVSLMLDESSTSELLDGLRDGHLDVAFIRQPQGDIGQIVFTQVLEESMVLAVPSAHPLALTGRAGKAAVPMTAIAAEKLILYRRRTGQGLYDAIIAACHGAGFSPNIEQEAPRLLTTLSLVAAGLGVSVVPASLMRMQVEGIVYRPLAPAPRAPLYCAYREGVLAGPTARLLDHVNETAQTVVAE, from the coding sequence ATGGCAAATATCGACATACGCCTGCTGCGCTACTTCATTGCAGTGGCGGAAACGGGACACATGACGCGCGCTGCGGAGCGTCTCGGTATCGGACAGCCGCCGCTCTCGCAACAGATCCGGGTGCTGGAAACGCAACTGGGCGTCACGCTCTTCGAACGTCTGCCACGTGGCATGGCGCTCACCGATGCCGGTCAGGCGTTTCTCGGCGATGCCTATGATGTCGTGCGCAAGCTCGATCAGGCGGTAGACGACGTGCGCCGTGTCGCGGCGGGCATCAAAGGGCGGCTGTCCGTGGGCTTCACCAGCTCGTCGGCGCTGCATCCGTTCGTACCGACGGTGATTCGTGCGTTCCGTCGCGATGCCCCGTCGGTGTCGTTGATGCTCGACGAAAGCAGTACGAGCGAATTGCTCGACGGGCTGCGCGACGGTCATCTGGACGTCGCGTTCATTCGTCAGCCGCAGGGCGATATCGGGCAGATTGTCTTCACGCAGGTCCTCGAAGAGTCGATGGTGCTTGCCGTGCCATCGGCGCATCCGCTCGCGCTCACGGGGCGTGCAGGCAAGGCGGCCGTGCCGATGACGGCCATCGCGGCGGAGAAGCTGATTCTCTATCGGCGCCGCACCGGGCAGGGACTCTACGACGCGATCATTGCCGCGTGTCATGGCGCGGGCTTTAGTCCGAACATCGAACAGGAAGCGCCGCGTCTGCTCACCACGCTCTCGCTCGTCGCGGCAGGGCTGGGCGTGTCGGTGGTGCCTGCCTCGCTCATGCGTATGCAGGTCGAGGGCATCGTCTATCGGCCGCTCGCGCCCGCACCGCGAGCGCCGCTGTACTGTGCATATCGCGAAGGCGTGCTGGCCGGGCCGACCGCGCGACTGCTCGATCATGTGAATGAGACCGCGCAGACTGTCGTCGCCGAGTGA
- a CDS encoding DUF3047 domain-containing protein, which yields MHRIVSSPGLLGPFRRFGWLPRAAARPSSHGILPLIRIGRPTLSLVAVALATTMGNAALAADAATAPPSAIPFSKASPGNALPTGWQNLPVVSGKKLTTYTVVADGGRNVIEANSVDSASALMAKGDGIDLNETPNVSWRWKVDKAIPGADNRVSDKEDSPARLVFFFDGDKSTLPFGDRAAMTLAKAGGEDLPYATLMYVWSNDAAPGSVIQNPHTDRVQMLVVAGGEASLGKWQTFSRNVAADYERIYKEKPGKLLGYGIFTDSDNTHASAHAWYADVRFGPAK from the coding sequence ATGCATCGCATCGTCTCGTCACCGGGCTTGCTCGGCCCCTTTCGCCGCTTCGGCTGGCTGCCTCGCGCGGCCGCGCGTCCCTCCTCCCATGGGATCCTTCCTCTGATCCGGATCGGGAGACCGACGCTCAGTCTGGTCGCTGTCGCACTCGCCACAACAATGGGCAATGCCGCCCTCGCAGCCGATGCCGCCACGGCGCCGCCGAGCGCCATCCCGTTCTCGAAAGCCAGTCCGGGCAACGCCTTACCCACCGGCTGGCAGAACCTGCCGGTCGTCAGCGGCAAGAAGCTCACCACGTACACCGTTGTCGCCGATGGCGGGCGCAATGTCATCGAGGCCAATTCCGTGGACTCCGCGTCGGCGCTGATGGCTAAGGGAGACGGCATCGACCTGAACGAAACGCCAAACGTGAGCTGGCGCTGGAAGGTCGACAAGGCGATCCCGGGTGCCGATAACCGCGTGAGCGACAAAGAGGATTCTCCGGCACGGCTGGTGTTCTTCTTCGATGGCGACAAGTCCACGCTGCCGTTCGGCGACCGGGCAGCCATGACATTGGCCAAGGCCGGGGGAGAAGACTTGCCATACGCCACGCTCATGTACGTCTGGTCCAACGACGCCGCACCGGGGAGCGTCATCCAGAACCCGCATACCGACCGGGTACAGATGCTCGTGGTCGCGGGCGGCGAGGCGTCGCTTGGCAAGTGGCAAACCTTCTCGCGTAACGTCGCGGCCGATTACGAGCGCATCTACAAGGAGAAGCCGGGCAAGCTGCTCGGCTACGGCATCTTCACCGACAGCGACAACACGCATGCGAGTGCGCACGCGTGGTATGCGGACGTGCGCTTCGGCCCGGCGAAGTAG
- the selD gene encoding selenide, water dikinase SelD: protein MTAIDATQAGAAPAAPRLTSLSHGGGCGCKIAPGVLSELLARNEVPLPAPAALLVGTETSDDAAVYQLNDEQAIIATTDFFMPIVDDPFDFGRIAATNALSDIYAMGGKPIFALAIVGMPINVLPRETIRDILRGGESVCAEAGIPIAGGHSIDSVEPIYGLAALGVVHPKRLKRNSDAQAGDVLVLGKPLGVGVMSAALKKHQLDEASYRRMIDATTRLNRVGPALAALPGVHALTDVTGFGLLGHTLEMCRGANLAAYLRMSDVPLFDGVRELADKGCITGASGRNWASYGASVEMGERLTQRDRDLLCDPQTAGGLLVSCAPGAVDDVLAVFRADGFDEAGIVGAMRPGTPGVRVI, encoded by the coding sequence ATGACCGCAATCGATGCAACTCAAGCAGGCGCCGCACCCGCCGCGCCGCGTCTGACTTCGCTCTCGCACGGTGGCGGCTGCGGCTGCAAGATCGCGCCGGGCGTACTGTCCGAACTGCTCGCCCGTAACGAAGTGCCGCTGCCGGCGCCGGCAGCGCTGCTGGTGGGCACCGAAACCTCCGACGACGCCGCGGTCTACCAGCTCAACGACGAGCAAGCCATCATCGCGACGACGGACTTCTTCATGCCCATCGTCGACGACCCGTTCGACTTCGGCCGTATCGCCGCGACCAATGCGCTATCCGATATTTATGCGATGGGGGGCAAGCCGATCTTTGCGCTCGCTATCGTCGGCATGCCGATCAACGTGCTGCCGCGCGAGACGATCCGCGACATTCTGCGCGGCGGCGAGTCGGTTTGCGCCGAGGCGGGTATCCCGATTGCAGGTGGCCACAGCATTGACTCGGTCGAGCCGATCTATGGACTCGCCGCCCTCGGGGTGGTGCATCCGAAACGGCTGAAGCGCAATTCCGACGCGCAGGCGGGGGACGTGCTGGTCCTCGGCAAGCCGCTCGGTGTGGGCGTGATGTCGGCGGCGCTCAAGAAGCATCAACTGGACGAGGCGAGCTATCGCCGCATGATCGACGCCACCACGCGTCTGAATCGTGTCGGCCCGGCACTCGCCGCGTTGCCCGGCGTGCATGCGCTCACGGATGTGACTGGCTTCGGTCTGCTCGGCCACACGCTGGAGATGTGCCGTGGCGCGAATCTGGCGGCCTATCTGCGGATGTCCGATGTGCCGCTGTTCGACGGCGTGCGCGAGTTGGCCGACAAGGGATGTATCACCGGGGCGTCTGGCCGGAACTGGGCGTCGTATGGCGCCTCGGTCGAAATGGGCGAGCGGTTGACGCAGCGCGATCGCGATCTGTTGTGCGATCCGCAGACCGCCGGCGGCTTGCTGGTGTCCTGCGCACCGGGGGCGGTCGACGACGTGCTCGCTGTCTTCCGTGCCGACGGCTTTGACGAAGCGGGGATCGTTGGCGCGATGCGTCCGGGCACGCCCGGGGTGCGCGTCATCTGA